From one Formosa sediminum genomic stretch:
- a CDS encoding peroxiredoxin-like family protein, producing MENLRAQTDAKIEAGRQANPDFMKGVDEIIEKAKALEQGKLAIKVGEKAPSFNLPNAKGTVTNLEDLLAEGPVVVTFYRGSWCPYCNLQLRALQAKLGEIQELGATLVAISPQVPDGSLSKDEISNMEFTVLSDQDAKVAKAYGVAWEVPEFLAEHMRVDRNLDLEQINNGNGNILPIPATFILGTDGVVKWNYVNVDYRTRSEPSAIIEALKDLK from the coding sequence ATGGAAAATTTAAGAGCACAAACAGACGCTAAAATTGAAGCCGGTAGACAAGCTAATCCGGACTTTATGAAAGGTGTTGATGAGATTATTGAAAAAGCTAAAGCATTAGAGCAAGGTAAATTAGCTATAAAAGTTGGTGAGAAAGCACCAAGTTTTAATTTGCCCAACGCCAAAGGTACAGTCACAAATTTAGAAGACTTATTAGCAGAAGGACCAGTTGTAGTTACATTTTACCGCGGAAGTTGGTGTCCATATTGTAATTTACAGCTAAGAGCTTTACAAGCTAAATTAGGTGAGATTCAGGAGTTAGGTGCAACACTTGTAGCCATTAGTCCACAGGTTCCGGATGGTTCTTTAAGTAAAGACGAGATTAGTAATATGGAATTTACTGTATTGTCAGACCAGGATGCAAAAGTTGCTAAAGCATACGGTGTAGCTTGGGAAGTTCCAGAATTTTTAGCTGAACATATGCGTGTAGACCGTAATCTTGATTTAGAGCAAATAAATAACGGTAACGGTAATATTTTACCTATTCCTGCAACATTTATATTAGGTACAGATGGTGTTGTAAAATGGAATTACGTAAATGTAGATTATAGAACACGATCTGAACCAAGTGCAATTATTGAAGCGTTAAAAGACTTAAAATAA
- a CDS encoding putative DNA modification/repair radical SAM protein: MSFERVQEKLNILADAAKYDVSCSSSGSNRTNTNKGLGNASNSGICHTYTEDGRCVSLLKILLTNHCIFDCAYCVTRKSNDIKRAAFQVQEVVDLTINFYRRNYIEGLFLSSGIFKSADYTMERLVAVAKKLRLEENFNGYIHLKSIPGASDELMREAGLYADRLSVNIEIPTKQGLKLLAPDKNRADFIKPMEKVKNEIIQYKNEKKLIKSTPKYAPAGQSTQMIVGASGENDMQIMYTSNYFYKNFNLKRVYYSGYVPISYDTRLPQIGTPVPMLRENRLYQTDWLLRFYGFNIEEILNEQHQHLDLDIDPKLGWALRNLHEFPVDVNTADKRMLARIPGLGMKSVYKILHARRYRQLNWEHLKAIGVSLNRAKYFLICASNTFETRDLTPEKIKGLILQNSKSKYTDMFSNQLNLFG; this comes from the coding sequence ATGTCTTTTGAACGTGTACAAGAAAAGTTAAATATCCTTGCCGATGCCGCCAAATACGATGTGTCTTGCTCGTCTAGCGGTAGTAATAGAACCAATACTAATAAGGGTTTAGGCAATGCCTCTAATTCTGGTATTTGCCATACCTATACCGAAGATGGACGTTGTGTGTCTTTACTTAAAATACTGCTCACCAACCATTGTATTTTTGATTGTGCCTATTGTGTTACGCGTAAAAGCAACGATATTAAACGGGCGGCATTTCAAGTGCAAGAGGTTGTAGATTTAACCATAAATTTTTACAGACGTAATTATATTGAAGGGCTGTTTTTAAGTTCAGGTATTTTTAAAAGCGCCGATTATACCATGGAACGGTTAGTGGCTGTGGCTAAGAAATTACGATTAGAGGAAAACTTTAACGGCTATATTCATTTAAAATCTATTCCCGGAGCTAGTGACGAACTTATGCGGGAAGCCGGTTTGTATGCAGACCGCTTAAGTGTTAATATTGAAATCCCTACAAAACAAGGCTTAAAGCTTCTTGCTCCAGATAAAAACAGAGCCGATTTTATTAAGCCTATGGAAAAGGTTAAGAATGAAATCATTCAATATAAAAATGAAAAGAAACTGATTAAAAGCACGCCTAAATATGCGCCTGCTGGACAAAGCACGCAAATGATTGTAGGTGCTAGTGGCGAAAATGATATGCAAATCATGTACACCTCTAATTACTTTTATAAAAACTTTAATTTAAAACGGGTGTACTATTCTGGTTATGTGCCTATTAGTTACGATACGCGTTTACCACAAATAGGTACACCTGTACCCATGTTACGAGAAAACAGATTGTACCAAACCGATTGGTTATTACGCTTTTATGGCTTTAATATTGAAGAAATTTTAAATGAACAACATCAACATTTAGATTTAGATATCGATCCCAAATTAGGCTGGGCCTTGCGTAATTTACACGAATTTCCGGTAGACGTTAATACTGCCGATAAACGCATGTTGGCAAGAATTCCGGGATTAGGGATGAAATCGGTTTATAAAATATTACATGCCAGACGTTACAGACAATTAAATTGGGAACATTTAAAAGCCATAGGTGTGTCTTTAAATCGGGCAAAGTATTTCTTGATTTGTGCCTCGAACACCTTTGAAACTCGCGATTTAACGCCCGAAAAAATTAAAGGTTTAATCTTGCAAAACTCTAAAAGTAAGTATACCGATATGTTTAGTAATCAGTTAAATCTTTTTGGATAG
- the lexA gene encoding transcriptional repressor LexA has product MFRPKNPDSDTVNIPLIGAVACGLPTFAEEHIEAQIPIATQLVKNPSDYFLLRATGDSMNTKGIDSGDLLLIKRQQTAETGDLVLALIDDEATVKEFRHNGSTIVLKPHSTNTKHQPIILTTDFKIQGVVAEVIKM; this is encoded by the coding sequence GTGTTTCGTCCAAAAAACCCTGATAGTGATACCGTAAACATTCCCTTAATTGGTGCTGTCGCTTGTGGTTTACCTACCTTTGCAGAAGAACATATTGAGGCTCAAATCCCCATAGCAACCCAATTGGTTAAAAACCCATCAGATTATTTTTTGTTGCGAGCCACAGGAGATTCTATGAATACTAAAGGTATAGATAGCGGCGATTTATTACTTATTAAACGCCAACAGACTGCTGAAACTGGTGATTTAGTGCTTGCTTTAATTGATGACGAAGCTACGGTTAAAGAGTTTAGACATAACGGTAGTACTATTGTACTGAAACCACATTCCACCAATACAAAGCATCAGCCCATAATATTAACTACAGATTTTAAAATTCAGGGTGTTGTTGCAGAAGTGATTAAGATGTAG
- a CDS encoding TIGR03915 family putative DNA repair protein — METTLIYDGSYDGFLTAVFTAFEMKLKAVTMVTSERFQQPLFGTYETVITDQEKANRIWAGLKKKMTANELRRFYYAFLSERPTMEDTLYQAIVYVFASKTNVASDFTNTHILEVSKLTKHVGREKHRMEAFVRFKLTKDGVYFANIEPDFNVLPLIKNHFKKRYADQKWLIYDLKRQYGIYYDLEQVDVISLEFDTDFDPSKTSTALFAEVELEFQQLWNDYFKSTNIASRKNMKLHIKHVPKRYWKYLSEKQ; from the coding sequence ATGGAAACCACCTTGATTTACGATGGCTCTTATGATGGCTTTTTAACGGCGGTGTTTACGGCTTTCGAAATGAAATTAAAAGCTGTAACTATGGTAACCTCCGAACGGTTTCAGCAGCCCTTATTTGGCACCTACGAAACCGTAATAACAGACCAAGAAAAAGCCAATCGCATTTGGGCAGGACTGAAAAAGAAAATGACTGCTAACGAATTACGACGGTTTTATTACGCCTTTTTAAGTGAAAGGCCTACTATGGAAGACACTTTATATCAAGCCATAGTATATGTATTTGCGTCTAAAACAAACGTAGCCTCAGATTTTACTAACACGCATATTTTGGAAGTGTCTAAACTCACCAAACATGTAGGGCGCGAAAAACACAGAATGGAAGCCTTTGTACGATTTAAACTAACAAAAGATGGTGTCTATTTTGCCAATATAGAACCCGATTTTAATGTGCTACCGCTTATAAAAAATCATTTTAAAAAACGCTATGCCGACCAAAAATGGCTGATTTACGATTTAAAACGACAGTATGGCATCTATTATGATTTAGAACAGGTAGACGTGATTAGCTTAGAATTTGATACAGATTTCGACCCGTCTAAAACATCGACTGCATTGTTTGCAGAGGTTGAATTAGAATTTCAGCAATTGTGGAATGATTATTTTAAGAGTACAAATATTGCATCTCGAAAAAACATGAAACTACATATTAAACATGTGCCTAAACGCTATTGGAAATATTTAAGTGAGAAGCAGTAG
- a CDS encoding tyrosine-protein phosphatase, with the protein MQTTFKNNRVIFLFMLSVVCFVPTSHAQELPFQQIESSHFHNLYKLNDNLYRSEQPSKKGMKDLESLGIQSVINFRRKPTDEQKLKGLDLELYNLPLKAGELDVDDIFTALQTIQQAEQPVLIHCWHGSDRTGAIVAASRMVFENWSKDKAIAEFTDKRFGYHKKMYPNLIPLLESLDVALLKSKLKAEL; encoded by the coding sequence ATGCAAACTACTTTTAAAAACAATCGGGTTATCTTTTTATTCATGTTAAGTGTTGTATGTTTCGTACCAACATCTCATGCGCAAGAATTACCGTTTCAACAGATAGAATCGTCCCATTTTCATAATCTTTATAAACTGAATGATAATTTGTATCGCTCTGAACAACCTTCTAAAAAAGGGATGAAAGACCTAGAATCATTAGGGATTCAATCGGTTATAAATTTTAGACGAAAACCGACAGATGAACAAAAACTAAAAGGGCTCGATTTAGAGTTATATAATTTACCACTAAAAGCTGGAGAATTAGATGTAGATGATATTTTTACGGCATTACAAACCATACAACAGGCTGAGCAACCTGTATTAATACATTGTTGGCATGGTTCAGACCGTACAGGAGCTATTGTTGCGGCATCTCGGATGGTATTCGAAAACTGGAGTAAAGATAAAGCAATTGCAGAATTTACCGACAAACGTTTTGGTTATCATAAAAAAATGTACCCTAATTTAATTCCGTTGCTAGAATCTTTAGATGTAGCATTATTGAAATCCAAATTAAAAGCAGAATTATAG
- a CDS encoding nitroreductase family protein, producing MELLDKLNWRYATKAMNGEVVPQEKLDRILEAIRLAPTSSGLQPFEVLVVTNPDIKAQIKPVAWNQSVVTDCSHLLVFAAWDTYTADRINEVFDLTNKVRGYENEGFENYRQMLLNTYPQKDAEENFTHAAKQAYIAFGYAIAAAAYEGVDATPMEGFDPDAVDAILGLKEQGLRSAILLPIGYRDETNDWLANQVKVRKSTAQLFKIID from the coding sequence ATGGAATTATTAGATAAATTAAATTGGAGATATGCTACTAAAGCAATGAATGGTGAAGTTGTACCACAAGAAAAATTAGATCGTATTTTAGAAGCTATACGTTTAGCTCCTACTTCTAGTGGTTTACAACCATTTGAAGTTTTAGTCGTAACTAATCCAGATATAAAAGCCCAAATTAAGCCTGTGGCTTGGAACCAATCTGTAGTTACAGATTGTTCTCACTTATTAGTATTTGCAGCTTGGGATACTTATACAGCAGACCGCATTAATGAAGTTTTCGATTTAACTAATAAAGTACGTGGCTATGAAAATGAAGGGTTCGAAAATTACAGACAAATGTTGTTAAACACTTACCCGCAAAAAGATGCCGAAGAGAATTTTACACATGCCGCAAAACAAGCCTATATCGCATTTGGTTATGCAATTGCAGCTGCTGCTTACGAAGGTGTAGATGCTACACCAATGGAAGGTTTTGATCCTGATGCAGTAGATGCCATTTTAGGCTTAAAAGAACAAGGATTGCGAAGTGCCATTTTATTACCAATTGGTTATAGAGATGAGACAAATGATTGGTTAGCTAATCAAGTTAAAGTAAGAAAAAGTACGGCTCAATTATTTAAAATAATAGATTAA
- a CDS encoding Ohr family peroxiredoxin: MKTLYEATTVATGGRKGYVKSEHSPIDFNLSVPESMGGDGGPGANPEQLFGAAFAACFGGALQAVAKSEGVEIDEEALSVTAIIGFCKDKEGFFLEATLDCYIPGVDLETGEDLVEKAHEMCPFSKATRDNITVTLNLLLDEDE; the protein is encoded by the coding sequence ATGAAAACATTATACGAAGCAACTACAGTTGCAACAGGAGGTAGGAAAGGTTATGTAAAATCTGAACACAGTCCTATTGATTTTAATTTATCTGTACCAGAATCTATGGGAGGCGATGGAGGACCAGGAGCAAACCCAGAGCAATTATTTGGAGCTGCATTTGCTGCTTGTTTTGGAGGTGCTTTACAAGCTGTTGCTAAGAGTGAAGGTGTAGAGATAGATGAAGAGGCATTAAGTGTAACTGCAATTATTGGTTTCTGTAAAGATAAAGAAGGGTTTTTTCTTGAAGCAACTCTAGATTGTTACATCCCAGGTGTTGATCTTGAAACAGGTGAAGACTTAGTAGAAAAAGCTCACGAGATGTGTCCGTTTAGTAAAGCCACTCGCGATAATATTACCGTGACTTTAAATTTGTTGTTAGACGAAGACGAATAG
- a CDS encoding sugar kinase, with product MNRIVTFGEVLMRLSPLGNKKMKQTNLLEYYFGGTEINVSISLANFGNKVKHISCVSDDFIGETAVGYLRQYNVDTRDIYRTNRPLGMYFLEVGAVMRPSTIAYNRSNSAFSGVTPDMVDWEKALAKGNWFHWTGITPGLSRGAYETLKEGLKVAKAKGFTISSDPTYRSGLWKYGVDPKDAIQDLMQYVTIFIGGVNEINEILGTTYGYDNDDFIAASKALIEKYPNVEKVFDKIRIAINASWQKIKARMWNGVTFKETEAIEITHIVDRIGTGDAFAAGIIYGLLNYDDFKAMEFASAACALKHTFPGDINYATVKDVEHLLSGNTGGRVVR from the coding sequence ATGAACAGAATAGTAACATTTGGCGAAGTCTTAATGCGCCTGTCTCCATTGGGGAATAAAAAAATGAAGCAAACCAACTTATTAGAATATTATTTTGGAGGAACAGAGATAAACGTATCAATTTCATTAGCGAACTTTGGGAATAAAGTAAAACACATTTCATGCGTGTCTGACGATTTTATAGGCGAAACCGCTGTTGGATATTTAAGACAGTACAATGTAGATACTAGAGATATATACAGAACAAACAGACCTTTAGGTATGTATTTTTTAGAAGTTGGAGCCGTAATGCGACCAAGTACAATTGCATATAACCGTTCTAATTCTGCATTTTCGGGAGTTACTCCAGATATGGTAGATTGGGAAAAAGCCCTAGCAAAAGGAAATTGGTTTCACTGGACAGGAATTACACCCGGATTATCTAGAGGCGCTTACGAAACTTTAAAAGAAGGTTTAAAAGTCGCTAAAGCCAAAGGATTTACCATTTCCTCAGATCCGACATATAGAAGTGGTTTATGGAAATATGGTGTAGATCCTAAAGATGCTATTCAGGATTTAATGCAATATGTTACCATATTTATTGGAGGTGTTAATGAAATTAATGAAATTCTAGGCACAACATATGGTTACGATAACGACGATTTTATTGCTGCTAGTAAAGCCTTAATTGAAAAATATCCAAATGTTGAAAAAGTATTTGATAAAATTAGAATTGCCATTAATGCATCTTGGCAAAAAATTAAAGCCAGAATGTGGAATGGAGTAACATTTAAAGAAACCGAAGCTATAGAAATTACTCATATAGTAGACCGTATTGGGACTGGCGATGCCTTTGCAGCAGGAATAATTTACGGCTTATTAAACTACGACGATTTTAAAGCTATGGAATTTGCCAGCGCAGCTTGCGCATTAAAACACACATTTCCGGGAGATATTAATTATGCCACAGTAAAAGATGTAGAACATTTATTATCTGGAAATACTGGCGGACGTGTGGTACGATAA
- a CDS encoding GIY-YIG nuclease family protein has translation MPGYLYILQCSDGTYYTGSTRDLVKRLIEHQSRKGANYTKTRLPVHLVFQEYFLNIEDAYYYEQKIKKWSHDKKQAVINDNWELLPRLSECKNDSHFKNKK, from the coding sequence ATGCCTGGATATCTATATATATTACAATGTTCAGATGGTACTTACTATACAGGAAGTACTAGGGATTTAGTAAAAAGGCTTATTGAGCATCAATCTAGGAAAGGGGCAAATTATACTAAAACAAGATTACCTGTTCATTTGGTTTTTCAGGAGTATTTTCTAAATATTGAAGATGCTTATTATTACGAACAGAAAATAAAGAAATGGTCTCATGATAAGAAGCAAGCTGTAATAAATGACAATTGGGAACTATTACCAAGATTATCAGAATGTAAAAATGATTCACATTTTAAGAATAAAAAGTAA
- a CDS encoding NADP-dependent oxidoreductase — MNQTIILKSRPEGTPKLSDFEFQKDDNTLSISDGELLLETKYISVDPYLRGRMSDAKSYVPPFNLNEPITSGVVAQVKASKHNNFKEGDYVSGMLAWKTQQISNGEGLNKISPDRAPLSAYLGVIGMTGLTAFLGLQEIGKPKSRETLLVSGAAGAVGSVVGQIGKILGLRVVGIAGTDEKVDMLKSDFGFDDVINYNTTQDMAQAIKDTCPDGIDVYFDNVGGPISDAALFSINRFARIIICGAISVYNKTELPKGLSVQPFLVKNSALMQGFIVSNYAEKFPEAMTQLSGWLSEGKLKYTETIVEGFENTPQAFIDLFSGKNKGKMIVKA; from the coding sequence ATGAATCAGACTATCATATTAAAAAGCAGACCAGAAGGAACGCCTAAATTATCAGATTTTGAATTTCAAAAAGACGATAATACATTAAGTATTTCTGATGGCGAACTGTTATTAGAAACCAAATACATATCTGTAGATCCTTATTTAAGAGGACGTATGAGCGATGCTAAATCGTACGTACCTCCTTTTAACTTAAACGAGCCTATTACCTCTGGTGTTGTAGCACAGGTTAAAGCCTCTAAACACAATAACTTTAAAGAAGGTGATTATGTGTCGGGTATGTTGGCGTGGAAAACACAACAAATATCTAATGGAGAGGGATTAAATAAAATTAGTCCAGACCGTGCGCCTTTAAGCGCTTATTTAGGGGTAATAGGTATGACGGGTTTAACAGCCTTTTTAGGTCTACAAGAAATAGGTAAACCTAAATCTAGAGAAACCTTATTGGTATCTGGTGCTGCAGGAGCAGTTGGAAGTGTTGTTGGACAAATAGGGAAAATTCTTGGATTACGCGTTGTAGGTATTGCCGGTACAGACGAAAAAGTAGACATGTTAAAATCTGATTTTGGATTTGACGATGTGATTAATTATAACACAACGCAAGATATGGCACAAGCAATTAAAGACACATGTCCTGATGGTATAGATGTGTATTTTGATAATGTTGGCGGACCAATTTCCGATGCAGCTCTGTTTAGCATTAATCGTTTTGCTCGTATTATTATCTGTGGAGCAATTTCAGTATATAACAAAACCGAATTGCCAAAAGGACTTAGTGTACAACCTTTTTTAGTTAAAAATAGTGCATTAATGCAAGGTTTTATTGTCTCTAATTATGCTGAAAAATTTCCAGAAGCCATGACGCAATTATCAGGTTGGTTATCAGAAGGAAAATTAAAATATACTGAAACAATTGTTGAAGGTTTTGAAAATACACCACAAGCTTTTATAGATCTTTTTAGTGGAAAGAATAAAGGTAAAATGATAGTAAAAGCATAA
- a CDS encoding iron-containing alcohol dehydrogenase, translating to MNNFEFKNPTKIIFGRDTIVKLAEELPTDAKVLVLYGGGSIKKNGIYNQVKAALKDITHFEFGGIPANPEYSILMEALQVIKEKHITYLLAVGGGSVIDGTKFLSAAALYKGDTPWDILANRTPTLKGLPFGTVLTLPATGSEMNSGAVITNNKTQEKLGMGGAGLFPQFSILDPQVIKSVPKRQLVNGITDAFTHVLEQYLTYPAGALLQDRFAESIMNTLLEVAPTVVKDPSDYNAASNFMWSCTMALNGLIQKGVPTDWAVHAMVHELTALYGIDHARTLAIIAPSHYQYNFEAKKEKLAQYAERVWNITEGSVEDKAYAAIEKTESFFNQMGIETKLSKYTEDFDGTAEIISKRFTERGWLGLGEHKSLTPEDVENIVHMVY from the coding sequence ATGAATAATTTTGAATTTAAGAATCCGACTAAAATTATTTTCGGTAGAGATACTATCGTAAAGTTAGCCGAAGAATTACCTACTGATGCTAAAGTATTGGTGTTATATGGAGGAGGAAGTATCAAGAAAAACGGCATTTACAATCAAGTAAAAGCTGCTTTAAAAGACATTACGCATTTTGAGTTTGGTGGGATACCTGCTAATCCAGAATACTCAATCTTAATGGAAGCTCTACAGGTTATAAAAGAAAAACATATTACCTATTTATTAGCTGTTGGTGGCGGATCTGTTATTGATGGTACAAAGTTCCTGTCTGCTGCTGCGTTATACAAAGGAGATACACCTTGGGATATTTTAGCAAATAGAACACCCACATTAAAAGGATTACCTTTCGGAACTGTTTTAACACTTCCAGCTACAGGATCTGAAATGAATTCGGGAGCTGTTATAACTAATAATAAAACACAAGAAAAATTAGGCATGGGAGGTGCTGGATTATTTCCGCAGTTTTCTATCCTAGATCCACAGGTAATAAAATCTGTTCCAAAACGCCAATTGGTTAATGGTATTACAGATGCTTTTACTCATGTATTAGAACAGTATTTAACCTACCCTGCTGGTGCTTTATTACAAGACCGTTTCGCCGAAAGTATCATGAATACGCTTTTAGAAGTTGCACCAACAGTTGTTAAAGATCCTTCAGATTATAATGCTGCATCTAATTTTATGTGGAGCTGTACTATGGCTCTAAACGGTCTCATACAAAAAGGAGTGCCTACAGATTGGGCTGTTCATGCAATGGTGCACGAATTAACAGCATTATATGGTATTGATCATGCTAGAACTTTAGCTATAATTGCGCCAAGTCATTATCAATATAATTTTGAAGCTAAAAAGGAAAAATTAGCACAATATGCAGAACGTGTTTGGAATATAACCGAAGGCTCTGTAGAAGATAAGGCTTATGCAGCAATAGAAAAAACAGAATCATTTTTTAATCAGATGGGTATTGAAACAAAACTGTCTAAATACACTGAAGATTTTGATGGTACTGCCGAAATTATTTCTAAACGCTTTACAGAGCGTGGTTGGCTAGGTTTAGGGGAACATAAATCATTAACGCCAGAAGATGTTGAAAATATTGTTCACATGGTCTATTAA
- a CDS encoding DUF6642 family protein has protein sequence MLDRHSKYPQNHSTDSEYFIYCLEAVPDVDTESVTEAQESLEHLVINFGIASIYNTCDTIEGLEERLNSLVLDDHNFKDYEIIYLVMPGEANSICLNDYYYSLQEIAELFEGRLSGKILHFSNAKVLDLDDEEAQYFLDITGAKGVSGYGNSYNGISSANLDKVFFNLFNEDDDMFEVVEELHQRHYAVCKLLDFRLYY, from the coding sequence TTGTTAGATAGACATTCAAAATATCCTCAAAACCACTCAACAGATTCAGAGTATTTCATTTATTGCTTAGAAGCTGTTCCTGATGTAGACACCGAAAGTGTTACTGAAGCTCAAGAAAGTTTGGAACATTTGGTTATAAATTTCGGCATTGCAAGTATATATAATACCTGCGACACCATTGAAGGCTTAGAGGAACGTTTAAACAGTTTGGTTTTAGACGACCATAATTTTAAGGATTATGAAATTATATACCTGGTGATGCCTGGAGAAGCCAACAGCATTTGTTTAAACGATTATTACTATAGTTTACAAGAGATTGCCGAACTTTTTGAAGGCCGATTAAGCGGAAAGATTCTACATTTTTCTAATGCCAAAGTCTTAGATTTAGACGACGAGGAAGCACAGTATTTTTTAGATATTACAGGCGCCAAAGGGGTGTCTGGTTATGGAAATTCTTATAATGGCATCTCTAGTGCAAATCTAGATAAGGTGTTTTTTAATTTATTTAATGAAGATGATGATATGTTTGAGGTAGTTGAAGAATTACACCAAAGACATTATGCCGTCTGTAAATTACTAGATTTTAGATTGTATTATTAG
- a CDS encoding TetR/AcrR family transcriptional regulator, whose amino-acid sequence MPVLKKSEIKRAALVKATIHLVNNQGFHAAPMSKIAKMANVSPATIYIYFENKQDLVNQVYKEVKAEYMQYAFETYSPTLTVESGFERVWRRMADYKLQDIEKGFFLSQCENTPMIDTASRQDGIKNLTPLLDLWDRGIAEQVIKPLSHQLLYAFSIYPLAFLLNAHKRGDFKITTAHLNEAYQAAWASIKL is encoded by the coding sequence ATGCCAGTTTTAAAGAAAAGTGAAATTAAAAGAGCAGCATTGGTTAAAGCTACCATTCATTTGGTAAATAACCAAGGATTTCACGCGGCACCCATGTCTAAAATAGCCAAAATGGCAAACGTGTCTCCTGCTACAATTTACATTTATTTTGAAAACAAGCAAGATTTAGTAAATCAGGTTTATAAAGAAGTAAAAGCGGAATATATGCAATATGCTTTCGAAACTTATTCGCCCACTCTAACTGTTGAGTCTGGCTTTGAAAGGGTTTGGAGACGTATGGCAGATTATAAATTACAGGATATTGAGAAAGGGTTTTTCTTATCACAATGCGAAAACACACCAATGATAGATACAGCAAGCCGACAAGATGGAATTAAAAACTTAACTCCCCTACTCGATTTATGGGACCGTGGTATTGCAGAACAGGTAATTAAGCCACTTTCCCACCAACTCTTATATGCTTTTAGTATTTACCCTTTGGCTTTTTTATTAAATGCACATAAACGAGGCGATTTTAAAATAACTACAGCACACTTAAACGAAGCTTACCAAGCCGCTTGGGCGAGTATTAAACTATAA